In Neptuniibacter halophilus, the genomic stretch TGGTTTACGCCAACAACGACGTACCGGGCTGCATGGTCTCTAACGCGGTTTCTACCTACATCAACCGTTACGGTGTGGTGCCGGGTAATGAACTGGTGGTGATGACTACCAACGATTATGGCTATCAGGCCGCACTGGACTGGCACGATGCGGGTCGTAAAGTGGTGGCGGTTGTTGATACCCGTACCAACCCAACCGGTGACCGGGTGGCGGCAGCGCGTCAGCGAGGCCTGAATCTGGTAACAGGTGCGGCGGTAATCGAGGTTAAGGGCAGCAAGCGTGTTAACTCCGTTATGATCGCTCCGATCAGCCCTGAAGGCGATCGTGTTACAGGCTCTGTGGTTAAACTGAATGCCGATACTGTAGCTTCCTCCGGTGGCTGGAGCCCGGTCATTCACCTGTCATGCCACACCGGCAGTCGTCCGGTATGGAATGAAGATGTCGTGGGTTTCCTGCCGGGACCTACCGTGCAGAAACAACTGACTGCAGGTGGCATTAACGGTAGCTATACCACCAGTAAAGCCCTGTTTGAAGGTATGAACGCAGGTCTGCAGGCGATCAATGAGCTGGGCCTCAGCGCATCTGAAGTGTCTCTGCCGGCAGCGGAAGCGGTGAAAGAGGGTGCACCAATGACCCTGTTCCACATTCCGCACCTGAAACCGACTTCACAGGCGCCTAAGCAGTTTGTGGATTATCAGACAGACGTAACCGCAGCGGGCATTGAAGTGGCGTGCCGCGAAGGTTATGAGTCGATTGAGCACGTTAAGCGTTACACCGCGATGGGCTTCGGTACCGATCAGGGTAAGCTGGGTAACATCAATGGTATGGCGATTGCTGCGGCGGCGCTGAACAAGTCGATTCCGGAAACCGGTACCACAATCTTCCGCCCGAACTACACGCCGATTACGTTCGGTGCGATTGCCGGTCGTGACTGTGGTGAGCTGTTCGATCCTAAGCGTTACACCGCGATGCACAAGTGGCATGTGGAGCAGGGTGCCAAGTTTGAGGATGTAGGCCAGTGGAAACGTCCATGGTACTACCCGAAAGCAGGCGAGAGCATGCAGGACGCGCTGAACCGTGAGTGTCTGGCGACCCGTGAGTCCGTTGGCATTCTGGATGCATCCACACTGGGTAAAATCGATATTCAGGGCCGTGATGCACGTGAATTCCTGGGCCGTGTTTACACCAACGCATGGGCTAAACTGGCGGTGGGCAAATGCCGCTACGGTCTGATGTGTGGTGAAGATGGTATGGTCTTCGACGACGGCGTGACCTCATGCCTCGGCGAGAACCACTTCCTGATGACAACCACATCGGGCGGTGCTGCCCGTGTACTGGAATGGCTGGAGCTTTATCACCAGACTGAATGGCCGGAAATGGAGGTGTACTTCAACACCGTGACCGATCACTGGTCTACGCTGACCATCTCTGGTCCGAATAGCCGCAAACTGCTGTCTGAACTGACTGACTGTGATCTGGCGAATGAAAACTTTGCCTTCATGGACTGGAAACAGACCAGGGTTGCAGGGGTTCCGGCGCGTGTATTCCGGATCTCCTTTACCGGTGAGCTGTCTTACGAGATCAACGTTCAGGCTAACTACGGTCTGCATGTATGGGAAAAACTGTTCGAACACGGTGAGAAATACAACCTGACCCCATACGGTACCGAAACGATGCACATTCTGCGTGCTGAGAAAGGTTTCATCATCGCCGGTCAGGACACCGATGGTTCGGTTCACCCTTACGATCTGGGCATGGGCTGGTGTGTATCCAACCAGAAACCGTTCAGCTTTATCGGTAAGCGCGGTATGTCCCGTGAGGACTGTGTACGTGAAGACCGTAAGCAACTGGTCGGCCTGAAAACCACCGATCCTAAAGTGGTGATCCCGGAAGGTGCACAGGGTGTATTTGATCCGAAAGCACCGATCCCGATGCCGATGGTAGGGCATGTCACTTCCAGCTACTGGAGTGCCAACCTGGGCCACAGCGTGGCGATGGGATTTGTTAAAGGCGGCCTCAACCGCATGGGTGAAAAAGTTTACTACCCACTGGCGAATGGCACTGTAATTGAGGCTGAAATTTG encodes the following:
- a CDS encoding sarcosine oxidase subunit alpha — encoded protein: MTQQNRLQNGGRIDRSKPLKFSYNGKNYSGFQGDTLASAMLANGIDIVGRSFKYSRPRGIVAAGAEEPNAVLQLGATEATQVPNVRATQQELFDGLVSQSTNGWPSVETDVMSMVGKVGGSMMPPGFYYKTFMFPQSLWDTYESMIRKAAGLGRSPLENDPDTYDKVNQHCDVLVVGAGPAGLAAALTVARSGARVIIADEQSEFGGSLLSSKETLDGKPASDWVNSVVEELSSYNDVQMLPRSTVNGYHDHNFVTIHQRCTDHFADRAPDGQVRQRLHRVRAKWVVLATGAHERPLVYANNDVPGCMVSNAVSTYINRYGVVPGNELVVMTTNDYGYQAALDWHDAGRKVVAVVDTRTNPTGDRVAAARQRGLNLVTGAAVIEVKGSKRVNSVMIAPISPEGDRVTGSVVKLNADTVASSGGWSPVIHLSCHTGSRPVWNEDVVGFLPGPTVQKQLTAGGINGSYTTSKALFEGMNAGLQAINELGLSASEVSLPAAEAVKEGAPMTLFHIPHLKPTSQAPKQFVDYQTDVTAAGIEVACREGYESIEHVKRYTAMGFGTDQGKLGNINGMAIAAAALNKSIPETGTTIFRPNYTPITFGAIAGRDCGELFDPKRYTAMHKWHVEQGAKFEDVGQWKRPWYYPKAGESMQDALNRECLATRESVGILDASTLGKIDIQGRDAREFLGRVYTNAWAKLAVGKCRYGLMCGEDGMVFDDGVTSCLGENHFLMTTTSGGAARVLEWLELYHQTEWPEMEVYFNTVTDHWSTLTISGPNSRKLLSELTDCDLANENFAFMDWKQTRVAGVPARVFRISFTGELSYEINVQANYGLHVWEKLFEHGEKYNLTPYGTETMHILRAEKGFIIAGQDTDGSVHPYDLGMGWCVSNQKPFSFIGKRGMSREDCVREDRKQLVGLKTTDPKVVIPEGAQGVFDPKAPIPMPMVGHVTSSYWSANLGHSVAMGFVKGGLNRMGEKVYYPLANGTVIEAEICSPIFLDPKGERQNV